DNA sequence from the Caulobacter segnis genome:
GGAGACTACCCGTGCCCAATCTCGCCCACGGCATCGACGCCAAGGACATCAAGGCCAAGATCGCCTCGCTGATCAGCAATCTGGTCGACATCACCGACGAGACCGGCGAGTTCCTGCTGCGCCTCGACGACGGCCGGGTGATCGACACCAAGGGCTGGAACGACTGGGAATGGACACACGGCGTCGGCCTCTACGGCCTGTGGAAACAGTACGAGATGCACGGCGACGAGCGCGCCTTCGACATCATGACCCAGTGGTTCGCCGACCGCTTCGAGGCCGGCACCCCGACCAAGAACATCAACACGGTCTCGCCGTTCCTGACCCTGGCCTATCTGTACGAGGCCACCGGCGACCACACCTACATCCCCTATCTCGAGACCTGGGCCGACTACGTCATGTACGAGGGCCCGCGCACCGAGGAAGGCGGCTTCCAGCACATCGTCTTCAACAGCGAGAACCCGCAGCAGCTGTGGGACGACACGCTGATGATGAGCGTGCTGCCACTGGCCAAGATCGGCCTGCTGCTCGACCGCCCCGACTTCGTCGAGGAGGCCAAGCGCCAGTTCATGGTCCACATCAAGTACCTGGCCGACCGCAAGACCGGCCTGTGGTTCCACGGCTGGACCTTCCTGGGCCGTCACAACTTCGCCGACGCCCTGTGGGCGCGCGGGAACTGCTGGGTGACGATCGCCATCCCCGAGTTCATCGAACTCTTGGACCTCAAGCCCGGCGACGGCCTGCGCGCCTTCCTGATCGACGCGCTGGAAGCCCAGATCAAGGCGCTGACGCAGTTCCAGGACGCCGAGACCGGCCTGTGGCATACGATCATCAACGACAAGGCCTCGTACCTGGAAGCCTCGGCCACGGCCGGCTTCGCCTACGGCATCCTGAAGGCCGTGCGTAAGCGCTACATCGGCAAGGAGTACGAGGCCGTCGCCATCCGCGCCATCAAGGGCGTGCTGGCCAATATCGACGACAAGGGCGAGCTGCAGCAGGTCTCGTTCGGCACCCCGGTGTTCGACACGATCCAGGGCTACAAGGACATCCCGCTGACCTCGATGCCGTACGGCCAGTCGCTGGCCATGCTGGCGCTGGGCGAGTTTCAGCGCGCCTTCATCTAACCAACCACCGCATCAACCGGTCCGGCGCCAACGCCGGACCGGTCAAAGGGGCGCCAAGACCCCGTCTCGAAGGGAAAGACACACATGGCCACGCCGGACGTCCGCAAACCCACCTGGGTGAACTATTGGGGCTGGGGCTCCGGCGACATGCTGGGGGCTGGCGCCCAGGCCGTGATCACCGGCTGGCTGGCCTATTTCTTCATCACCTTCTGCGGGCTGTCGCCGGTCGAGACGGGCCTGATCCTGGGCCTGCCGCGCCTCCTGGAAGCCATCACCTGCCCGCTGATCGGCTACGTCTCCGACAACCTGCGTCACACCTGGGTGGGCCGGAAGATCGGCCGGCGGAAGATCTTCCTGATCGCCACCATCCCGCTGCTGCCGGCCTTCGCCCTGATCTTCGTGACCGGCCAGACCTTCACCTACTACCTGGTGACCTTCATCTTCTTCGAGTTCGTCTACACGATGTTCCTGATCCCGTGGGAAACCCTCGCGGCGGAAATGACGAAGGATTACAAGGAGAAGGCCAAGTTCGCCGGCGTGCGGATGATGATCGCCCAGAGCTCGGCGATCCTGGCCTCGTACCTGCCGACCCTGATCATCAACAACCTCGGCGGCAAGGACTCGCCCAACACCTTCCTGATCATGGCCGCCATCTTCGGCGTGCTGTTCAGCCTGGTGGTGACCCTGGTCGTGTTCTTCTCGTGGGAGCGCCCCTATACCGAGGCCGAGAAACTGATCCAGCCCGAGCCGATGGACTGGGGCAAGGCGGCGCTGATCCCGGTCAACATGTTCCGCGACCTGTTCTCGACCCTCAAGATCAAGGCCTTCCGCCAGCACCTGTCGCTCTATCTGGGCGGCTATATCAGCCAGGACATCTTCAACACCGCCTTCCCGCTGTTCGTGGCCACGGTGATGGTCGGCTCGACCCTGATCATCTCGCAGCTGATGACGACCATGTACGTGGCCCAGCTGATCTCGGTGATGATCGCCATCCGGGTCATCATCCGCACCGGCCCGGTGGTCGCCTACCGCCTGGCCATCACCAGCGTCGGCGCGGCCCTGCTGCTGTTCCTGGCCTTCTACCTGATCAAGCCGGCGGGCTTCGCGCAGGGCGTCGCGGCTCTGGACGGCGACATCTTCGGCGGCGCGCCGGTCGGCGTGCTGTTCTGGCTGTTCGTGCCGATCATCCTGGCGGGCCTGGGCCGAGGGACGCTGAACTTCGTGCCGTGGGGGGTCTACAACTACCTGCCCGACGTCGACGAGGCGGTCACCGGCCAGCGCCGCGAGGGCATCTTCGCCGGGGTCATGACCCTGACCCGCAAGGTCGCCCAGTCCGGCGCGATCCTGCTGACCACCAGCCTGATCGGCCTGGGCGGCTTCGTCTCGGCGCCCAAGGGCAAGCCGCTCGCGCAGCAGACCCCGGAAGCCATCCAGGCCCTCGTTCTGGTCATGGTCGGCGGCCCGCTGATCGTGATGATCGCCGGCATGCTGATCTCCTGGCGCTTCCGCCTGAACGCCCGCACCCACGCGGTGCTGGTCCACGAGGTCGAGCGCCTGCGCGCCGGCGCGACCGAGGCCGAAACCCAGGAGTCCAAGCAGATCGTCGAGGACCTGACCGGCTGGAAGTGGGAACGCCTGTGGGGCCGCGGCTAACTCGCTATAGCCAGCCGTTGGAGCGGGCGATCCGGCCCGCCTCCACCCGATTGGCCGCGCCCAGCTTCTGGGCCGCCTCGGACAGGTAGTTGCGCACCGTGCCTGGCGAGAGGTCCAGCACCTCGGCGATGTCCTTGTTCGAGCGCCCCTCCTCGGCCAGGCGCAATATCTCGCGCTCGCGGTCGGTCAGCGGATCGGGCTGGGCGTCCCAGACCGCCTCGGACAGCTCCGGGGCGATGGCCCGGCCGCCGGCGGCGATGGTGCGGACGGCGGCGGCCAGCACACTGCTGGGACCATCCTTCAAGAGATAGCCCTTCACCCCCGCCTCCATCGCCCGGCGCAAATAGCCGGGCCGACCGAAGGTGGTGACGATCAGGACGCGCGTCGTCGCGCCGTCAGCCTTCAGCCGCCCGGCCACGTCGATACCGGTCAGGTGCGGCATCTCGATGTCGGAGATCAGCACGTCGGGCTTTTCCGACCGCACCAGCGCCAGCGCCTCGGCGCCGTCCGCCGCGCGGCCGACCACCTGGATGTCGCCCTCCAGCTCCAGCAGCGCGCTGAGCGCCCCCAGCACCATCTTCTGGTCTTCGGCGATGACGACGCGGATCACGAGGCGGACTCTCCAGGAGCGCCTATGGGCGCGATGGCGACCAGGCGCGTCCCGCTTCTGTCCGAGACGATGTCGAGATCGCCGCCGATGGCCGAAAGGCGGGTGCGCATGCCCTTCAGGCCCGAGCCTTCGACCAGGCCGCCGCCCCTGCCGTCGTCGACGATGCTGAGCGTCAGGGCCACAGGGCTGGGCGCCACCCGGATCTGGCAGCGCGTGGCGCCGGCATGGCGGATGACGTTGGTGACGGCCTCACGCAGGGCCATGGCCAGAACCGCCTCCTGGCCGGGATAGGCGTCGATCTCGTCGGCCGAGACCTCGGCCTGGATATTGGCGGCGGTCAGGGCCGTCCTGGCGCGCTCCAGCTCGGTGGTCAGCGAGGCGCCCTTCATGCCCACCACCGCCGTCCGGACCTCCGACAGCGCCTCGCGGGCGGCGGCGGCCACCGACTGCATCTCGCGTTCGGCGGCCACGGCGTCGCGGCTGACCAGCTTTGCGGCCAGCTCGGCCTTGACCGCCACCAGGGTCAGGGTGTGGCCCAAGAGGTCGTGCAGGTCGCGGGAGATCCGCTCACGCTCGGCCATGGTGGCCAGGGCGCGGACCTCCTCGTGGGCGACGGCCAGTTCCTGGTTCTTGCGCTCGACATCGGCCTGCATCAGGCCGGCGAAGCCGGTGATGCCGCCGAACAGCACGCCCGACGCCCAGACCGGCCAGTTGTAGTTCAAAAACAGCGGCCCCATGGCCAGCAGGACCACCTCCATCCCGACCATCGTGCGAACCGCCAACCGGCGCGACCGCAGGCGCGCGGCGAACGACATGGCGTAGATCGTGTAGACGCTCCAGCCGACGTTGAACGACGACAGCGACACCCCGATGCCGAAGATCGCCAGCACATGCCACAGGGTAGGCCGGCCGCGTCGCAGCCAGATCCAGTAGAACAGGACCACGAAGGCCGCGAGTCCCGCGACCGAAGCCGCGATCTCGACCACGCCCGGCCGCCGGAACAGCCAGGAAATGAAGTAGAACGGCAGATACGACAGGAAGATCAGGCTCCAGCGACGACGGTTCAGGCCGTCGGCCAGCGGCGCGCTGTTTTCGTCGTCCTTCGTCCGAGTCGCGGTCTCCTGGTCCATGCCGGCGATGTCGCGCGCGCCGCTCGCCACGGTCAAGCCGCCTGCCGCCGCCAGGCCGCCCAGGCGCCGGCCACGGCGGCCAGGCTGATCAAGGCCAGCACCGTCACGTGGCGCTGGACGTCGGCCATCGGCGTCATGCCCGACAGCATCATCGACAGCCGGCCCAGGTGGTACGACGGGGTGACCTCGGCGACCTTGGCGATCCAGCCCGGCATCAGGTCCAGCGGCATCCACAGGCCGCCAAACAGGCAGAAGCTGAGGAACAGCAGGTTGGCCACCGCCGTCGCGCCTTGCGAGCCCAGGCGCAGGCCGATGTTCAGGCCGATCAGGGCGAAGGGAACCGCCGAGGCCAGCCCCAGCCCCAGGGTCGCGGCCCAGCGCCACGGAACCATCACCACCCCGCCGAACCAGGCCAGCACGCCCAACAGGCCGATGGCGGTGGCGACCAGGGCCAGGGCGGCGGCCAGTCGTCCGGCCAGATAGCCGCCGGCGGGCAGCGGCGCGATCTGCTTCAGCTCGATCAGCTTGGCCTCGCGCTCGGCGGCGACGGCGGCGCCGAAGCCGAACATGGCCGGCGCGATGGCGGCGAAGATCACGTAGTTGGCCAGCATGGCGTGGGCGATCTCCTCCCGCCCCTTGCTCAACCCCAGGCCGATGACGCCGTAGAACAGCAGCGGCAGGGCCAGGCTGGGAATCAGGAACTGCGGGGTGCGCCAGGTCGAGACGATCTGGGCGCGGGCTTCACGGGCGTAGACGGCGAGCGTGTGCATGTCAGGCGACCTCGGCTTGACGGGTTTGGCCAGGCGCGCCGGCCTGGACGAGACGGGTGACGGCGTCCTCCAGCGACGCGCCGGCGACGGTCAGGTCGTCGACGGTCTCGTCGCGGGCCAGCAGCTCGCGCAGCGTGGCGGGGGCCGAGGTGGTCAGCAGCGTGACCCGGCCGCCGTCGCGGCTGACGCCGGTGACGCGCGCCAGGCTCTCCAGCTCGGCGTCGGACAAACGCGTGCGGCAGCGGATGGCGACGCCCGAGACCCGGGCCTTGATCGCCTCGGGCGAGCCGTCGGCGATGACCTGGCCATGGTCGATGACCACGATGCGGTCGGCCAGGGCCTCGGCCTCGTCCAGATGGTGGGTGGTCAGCAGCACGGCGCAGCCCCGGGCGATCTCGGCCCGGACGGCGGTCCACAGGCCCCGGCGAGCGTCGATGTCCATGCCGGTGGTCGGCTCGTCCAGGACCAGGAAGTCCGGCCGGCCGGCGATGGCCAGGGCGAACTGCACGCGGCGCTGCTGGCCGCCCGACAGGGCCCCGCAGCGGCGGCGCTCCAGACCTTCCAGCCCGGCCAGGCGGACGATCTCGTCCAGCGGACGGGGCGCCTTGTAGTAGCCCCGGAACAGGTCGACCTGCTCGCGGACCGTCAGGGTGCGCGGCAGGCCGGCCTCCTGCAGCATGACGCCCATCCGGCCCCTGCCGGCGACGTCGCGCGGATCGCCGCCGAACAGCGCGGCCTCACCCGCGTCGGGACGAAGGCGGCCGGTCAGCAGGGCGACGCTGGTGCTCTTGCCCGCGCCGTTCGGCCCCAGCAGGGCCACGCACTGGCCGGGACGGATGATCAGGTCCAGGCCGTTCAGGGCCAGGGTCGCGCCCCGACGCTTGACGGCCTTGGACAACGCCGCGACGGGCAAGGGAAGGTTGGGCGGCTGCGGAGGATTGGGTGACATGACGGCTCCCTCGATGTGGAGCCAGCATGCCGCCGCGCCGCGCGGCCCATCAGTGCCGGCCGTCACCGGGCCGACATGACATTCGTCACCTTGGCGCCCTCAGGCCGCCGCGTTCCAGGCCTTGGTCATCAGGGTCACCGGCGAGAAATCGCCGAACTCCCAGCGCAGCGGCAGCGCCGCGGGCCGCCGCCAGGCCTTCTCGGGCCTGAACCGCCACTGGCGCTGGACGCCCTCTGGCCAGGCGCGGCCAGGTGGCGGATCCCAGTCGATCTCCACCCGTCCCTGCAGGTGCAGCAGGTCGCCGGTGTCGAAGTCGACGAACAGCAGGGCAGCGCGCGGGTCGGCGACCAGGTTGCCAAGGGTGTTGAAGAACCGGTTGCCCCGGAAGTCCGGCACGACCAGCTCGCCCTTCACGACCTTGACGAAGCCCGGCAGGCCGCCCCGGTGCGAGATGTCGACGCCGCCGTTCTCGGCGCCCGCCGCGCCCGAGGCGGTGGCGACGAAAAAGGTGTCGGCGTCGGCGATCTGGGCCAGGACTTCGGGCGCGTCGACAGCGACCGTCTCGGCCGGAACCATCGACGCCGGCGCGGTCTCGACGTCACGGGTCTGGATGTATTGCGGGCAATTGCCGAAGCTTTGCAGCACCTTGAGGCGCAAACCTCCAGCGTCGGCGGCCTCGATCACGCCGTTGGCGCGGTTGCGGCGGCGCGTGGCGAAGTCCAAACCCAGGGCCCCGAACGGCTGGCCGGCGCTGAAGAATTCGTGACCTGGCTCGCCCTCGCGCGGCGTCGCATGGATCACCAGGGTGGTCGGGTCGGGACTGTCGATAAAGCCCGGCTCGCCGGTCAGCACCGTGGCGATCGGCCAACCTGCCGCGTCGACCGTGGCGACGAACAGGTACGGCAGCATTCCGAAGAAGTCCCGGTGCTGGTCGGGCATGAATGGCCGGATCCCCGTCATGCCGGGCGCGTGCAGGCCCGCTCGCGCCTGGGCGGCCAGCTCGCCGGCGTGGAAGGGCTGGTCCATGTCAGGCGACCTCCTCTTGGGCGGCCTTGGCGGCCTGGGCGAAGTCCGGCATCGGCTGGAACCAGGGCTGGGCCTCGACCCGCGCGAGCCACGCCCGGACGTTCGGATACGCATCCAGCGACACCCCGCCCTCCGGCGCGTGGGCGACGTAGCTGTAGCAGGCCAGGTCCGCGAGCGTGACATGGTCGGCGGCCAGGAACGTCCTGTCCGCCAGGTGGCCGTCCATGAAGATCAGGACCCGGCCAGCGATCCGCGCGGCGCGGACCGGGTCGTCGGGCAGGCCGAACAGCGCGATCATCCGCGCCACCGCCGGGCCGTGCATGACCTCGCCCGCCGCGATCGACAGCCAGCGCTGCACCGAGGCCGCCGCGGCCGGCTCCTCCGGCAGCCAGGGACCGTCCGGGGCGTAGCGGCGCGCGAGATAGACGAGGATGGCGTTGCTGTCGACCAGGGTCAGGTCGCCGTCCTGCAGCACAGGAATCTGGCCAAGCGGATTGCGCGCCAGGAAGGCCGGCGACGCCCGCACGTCCTTCGGCGAGTCCGCGAACACGTAGCTCAGGCCCAGGGCGTTCAGCATCAGGGCCACCCGGTGGGTGTGCCCCGACAGGCCCGTGCCGTGCAGAACGATGGCGGCCATGGGAGATCTCCGGCGCGTTGCGATGACGGCATATTGGCCATTGCGCGCAACGCAATGAATTGAACAAATCCGCAATATATTTTTCCATTTCACGGAATTGCGGATGGATCGCCTCGACGAGCTTTCCCTGCTGGTGGCGGTGATCGACGCCGGCGGCCTGGCCGCCGCCGGGCGGCGCTTGCGGCGTTCGCCCGCCGCCATGACCCGGGCCTTGGCGGCGCTGGAGGAACGGGCCGGCGCGCGCCTGATCGAACGCACCACGCGGCGCCTGGCCCCGACCGAGGCCGGCCGCGAACTGGCCGAGCGGGCCCGCCGACTGCTGGCCGACTACGAGGCGGCGCTGGAGACCTCGGCCCCCGACGCCGTGCGCGGCCTGCTGCGCGTCACGGGCCCGACGGTGTTCGGCGGCCGCTACCTGGCGCCGGTGATCAACGCCTTCCTGGCCGAACACCCGGACGTGCGCGCCGAGGTCACCCTGCATGACCGCAACCTCGACCTGATCGAGTCCGAGCTGCACGTCGCCCTGCGCATCGGAGCGCTGGCCGACTCCAGCCTGGTGGCGCGGCGGGTGGGCGGCGTTCGCCGGGTCACCATCGCCGCCCCCGCCTATCTCGCCCGGCGCGGCGAGCCGAAGACACCGGCCGATCTCGCGCGCCACGAGACCGTCCTGACCACGGCCGTCTCGGCCACGCCGGAATGGCGGTTCGAGGCCGGCGGCCGGCCCCGCGCCGTGCGGCTGGATCCGCGCCTGCGGATCAACGACGTCGAGGCCGCACTGGCCGCCGTGCTGGCGGGCCACGGGATCGGCCGCGCCCTCTCCTACCAGGTCGCCGACGACCTGGCGGCCGGACGGCTGGTGCGCCTGCTGCCCGACTTCGAGCCCCCGCCCCTGCCCGTCCAACTGCTCACCGCTGGCGGCCGCTTCATGCCGCCGCTGGCGCGGGCGTTCCTGGACTACGCCGCGCCTCGGCTGGAACGGCTGGCGGTGCTGCGCGACGCCTGACAAACCGTCGTTTTCTCGGAGCCGTCGCGTCCGCCCGGCGTTGATGCCACGCGTAGAAAAGAGGTGGCGTCATGAGCTCATTTTCCCGCCGGGACACGATCACTCGGCCGATCTTCCAATGGGCCAAGGGCGTGCTGCCCGCCCTGTCGGAAACCGAGCGCGACGCCATCGAGGCCGGCGACACCTGGTGGGACGCGGCGCTGTTCACCGGCGATCCCGACTGGAACGAACTGCTCGCCTTTCCCAAGCCGACACTGAGCCCCGACGAGAAGGCCTTCATGGACGGTCCGGTCGAGACCCTGTGCGCCATGCTCGATGACTGGCGCATGACCTGGGAGACCCGCGACCTGCCGCCTGAGGTCTGGGACTTCCTGAAGCGCGAGAAGTTCTTCGGCATGATCATCCCGAAGGAACACGGTGGTCTGGGCTTTTCGGCGTTCGGCCACGCCGAGATCGTCCGCAAGATCGCCACCCGCTCGACCTCGGCGGCGGTGACGGCGATGGTGCCCAACTCCCTGGGTCCGGGCGAATTGATCCTGCGGTTCGGGACCCGGGATCAGCAGGACTACTGGCTGCCGCGCCTCGCCGACGGGCGCGAGATCCCCGCCTTCGGCCTGACCAGCCCCGAGGCCGGCTCCGACGCCTCGGCCATGACCGACGAGGGCGTGGTCTGTCGCGGGACCTGGAAGGGCGAAACTGTGCTGGGCGTACGCCTGAACTGGCACAAGCGCTACATCACCCTGGGACCGGTCTGCACGGTGCTGGGCCTGGCCTTCAAGCTGCGCGATCCCGACCGCCTGCTGGGCGGCGCGGAAGACATCGGCATCACCTGCGCCCTCGTCCCGACCGACACCCCCGGGGTCAGTATCGGCCGCCGGCACCTGCCGGCCTTCCAGACTTTCCAGAACGGTCCCAACTGGGGCGAGGAAGTATTCATCCCTCTGGGCCTGATCATCGGCGGCGCCGAGCGCGCCGGCCAGGGCTGGAAGATGCTGATGACCGCCCTGGCGGCGGGGCGCGGCATCTCCCTGCCCGCCATGTCCGGCGCGGCGGCGGCCTACAGCGCCCTGACCACCGGCGCCTACGCCCGGGTGCGCCAGCAGTTCGGCATCGCCATCGGCAAGTTCGAGGGCGTGCAGGAACGCCTGGCTCGCATCGCCGGCAACGCCTACCTGGTCGACGGCGCCCGGCGGCTGACCTGCGCCGGCCTCGACATGGGCAAGCATCCGTCGGTGATCTCGGCCCTGTTGAAGTCCGGCGCGACCGAGCGGATGCGCACGGTCGTCAACGACGCCATGGACGTCCACGGCGGCAAGGCGATCATGGAGGGCCCGCGCAACTACATGGGCAGCCAGTACCGCGCCGTGCCGGTCGGGATCACGGTCGAGGGCGCCAATATCCTGACCCGCAGCCTGATGGTGTTCGGCCAGGGCGCGATCCGGGCCCACCCGTACATGCTGCGCGAAATCCTGGCGCTGGGCGAGGATGACGAGGCCAAGGGCCTGGCGGACTTCGACCAGGCGTTCTGGGAGCATGTCGCCCACGCCCTGCGCAATGGGATCAGGGCCACGGCCCGCGCCTGGACCGACGGCGCCCTGTCGCCCGCGCCTGACGCCGGCCGCGCCAGCCGCTTCTATCGCAAGCTGGGCCGCTATAGCGCCGCCTTCGCCCTGACTTCGGACATCGCCCTGCTGACCCTGGGCGGGGAACTGAAGCGCAAGGAGATGCTGTCGGCCCGCCTCGGCGACATTCTCTCCGAGATGTACTTCCTGTCCGGCGCCCTGAAGCGCTGGGAGGACGAGGGCCGGCAGGACGCCGACTTCCCGCTGCTGGACTGGTGCGCCCAGACCGCCTTCGCCACGATCGAGCAGCGCTTCGACGAGATCTTCGCCAACCTGCCCAACCGCCTGGCGGGGTGGCTGCTGCGGGCGGCCGTGTTGCCGCTCGGGGCCCGCCGGCGAGGCCCCTCGGACCGTGTCACCCGCGCCTGCGCCGACCTGATCCTCCACCCCTCGCCCACCCGCGACCGCCTGGTCGAGGGCGTCTATGTCGGCGGCGAGGACGAGGCGATCGGCCAGTTGATCGACGCCTTCGAGCGCGTCGTAGCCACCCAGCCGATCCACGATCGCCTGAAGGACCAGGGTGTCCGGAACTGGAAGGATGGCCTGGACAAGGGATTGCTCACGCCCGACGAGACCAGCGCCCTGGCGGCCGCCGACGAGGCCGTCGCCAAGGTGATCGCGGTCGACGACTTCGCGGCCGAGGAGCTGACGACCCGCGAGGTCACGCCTGTCCAGCCGCGCGTCCTGGCCAGGAGCCCTCGCGCCGCGGCGGCCGTTGAACCGCGGATCGACCGCGAACCCCGCGCGTTCGGCGACGAGACGACATCTCCCACCTGACAAACACCGCCTTGGAGCCAGCGCTCGGCCCGCTGTAGAACTGCGGTACGGCGCTGAGTCTCCGGAAGGTCGGTGGGTCCATGCATACGCAGAGAATTCTGGTCACGGGCGGCGCGGGTTTCGTCGGTTCGCATCTTTGCGACCGGCTGCTGGCGTCCGGCGCGGAAGTGCTCTGCGTCGACAACTACTATACCGGCTCACGCCTGAACGTGGCGCAGAACCTGGCCAATCCGCGCTTTGAGCTGCTGCGGCACGACGTGACCATGCCGCTGTATGTCGAGGTCGACCAGATCTACAACCTGGCCTGCCCCGCGAGCCCCGTGCACTACCAGTTCGACCCGGTGCAGACGACCAAGACCAGCGTCCACGGCGCCATCAACATGCTGGGCCTGGCCAAGCGGGTGAAGGCCAAGATCCTGCAGGCCTCGACCTCCGAGGTGTACGGCGACCCTTCGATCCATCCGCAGGTCGAGAGCTACTGGGGCAACGTCAATCCGATCGGCATCCGCTCGTGCTACGACGAGGGCAAGCGCTGCGCCGAGACCCTGTTCTTCGACTACTGGCGCCAGCACAGGCTGCAGATCAAGGTGGCGCGGATCTTCAACACCTACGGCCCGCGCATGCACCCGAACGACGGGCGCGTGGTGTCGAACTTCATCGTCCAGGCGCTGAAGGGCGAGGACATCACCCTGTATGGCGACGGCAATCAGACCCGCTCGTTCTGCTATGTCGACGATCTGGTCGAGGGCCTGATCCGCCTGATGAACACCGGCGACGACGTCACCGGCCCCATCAACCTGGGCAATCCGGTCGAGTTCACGATGAAGCAGCTCGCGGACCTTGTCGTGGAGCTGACCGGCAGTAAGTCGGTTCTGGTCCACCGCCCCCTGCCCTCCGACGACCCGCGCCAACGCCAGCCCGACATCACCCTGGCCAAGCAGCACCTGGACTGGACGCCGACGGCGCCGCTGAAGGTCGGGCTGATGAAGACGATCGAATATTTCGACGATCTGCTGAAGGCCGCCTAGGTCGCTGCGCCCGCAGCTGATCGCGGGGTGACAAACGTCACCTCGAACGCGTGATCCCAGGCACTGCAACGCTTTGAGTCGTTCCGGCAGGTTCCTCGCAACAGAGGAGACCTCCCTATGACCTTCCCGCCGCGCCGCGCCGCCCTGCTGGCCGCCACGGGCCTGGCCGCGATCAGCGCCAGCGCCCACGCTCAAACAGCGACGCCTTCCGCCCCGGCCAAGAAGGAGCAGCCCAACCAGGTGCAGGGCGTCACCGTCACCGCGCCCTCGGCCCAGGACATCAAGACCTCGATCGACCGCCGCAGCTACAGCCTGGGCAAGGACCTGCAGGCCACCACCGGTTCGGTCGCCGACGTGCTGCGCAACGTCCCCTCGGTGCAGGTCGACGTGCAGGGCAATGTCAGCCTGCGCGGCGACAGCAACGTCACCATCATGATCGACGGCAAGCCCTCGGGCATGTTCAAGGGCGAGAACCGTGGCCAGGTGCTGCAGCAGATCCCCGCCAGCCAGTTCGAACGGGTCGAGGTGATGACCAACCCGTCGGCCGCCTTCAGCCCCGAGGGCACGGCCGGCATCATCAACCTGATCACCAAGCAGCAGCGCGGCGTCGGCACGACCGGCTCGGTCCGCGCCAATGTCGGCACGGAAGGTCGCAAGAACGGCAGCGTCACCCTGGCCCGCAACACCAAGCGCCTGACCCTGTCGGGCGACGCCGGCTGGCGGCGCGACAAGGCCAAGGGCGAGATCACCGACGACCGCCAGCGCCTGGACACCGCCTCAGGCCAGTACGCGACCAGCCGGCAGAAGATCGGCTTCGCCAGCCACGGCCAGTCGCACAACGCCCGCGGCGGGGTCGACTACGACCTGGACAAGCAGACCCGGCTCAGCGCCGAGGTCCGCTACAACGACATGGAGTTCGACTCCAAGGCCGGCGCGACCTATCAGGGCCTGGATCCGGCCGGAAAACCCAGCGTCGCCTATACCCGGCTGGTCGACGGCGTGATGAAGCGCTCGGTGGCCGGCGTCTCGGGAGATCTGCGCCGCAAGCTGTCCGGCGACGAGCACGAGTTCACGCTGCACGCCAGCCTGGAGCGCACCCGCGACCGCCAGATCAACGACGCCGACGGCTTCAACCAGCTTCCCACGGCCTCGACCTATGTCGAGCACGTCAGCATCGGCGACGAGCTGGTCCAGGGCCGGCTCAAGGCCGAGTACAAACGGCCCCTGCCCGGCGGCGCCAAGCTGGTCGCCGGCTATGAGCTGCAGGTCGACGACAACGACTACGACA
Encoded proteins:
- a CDS encoding TonB-dependent receptor domain-containing protein, with product MTFPPRRAALLAATGLAAISASAHAQTATPSAPAKKEQPNQVQGVTVTAPSAQDIKTSIDRRSYSLGKDLQATTGSVADVLRNVPSVQVDVQGNVSLRGDSNVTIMIDGKPSGMFKGENRGQVLQQIPASQFERVEVMTNPSAAFSPEGTAGIINLITKQQRGVGTTGSVRANVGTEGRKNGSVTLARNTKRLTLSGDAGWRRDKAKGEITDDRQRLDTASGQYATSRQKIGFASHGQSHNARGGVDYDLDKQTRLSAEVRYNDMEFDSKAGATYQGLDPAGKPSVAYTRLVDGVMKRSVAGVSGDLRRKLSGDEHEFTLHASLERTRDRQINDADGFNQLPTASTYVEHVSIGDELVQGRLKAEYKRPLPGGAKLVAGYELQVDDNDYDNFGARGPTSGSLTVDPSLTNQFKYDQTVHALYVTYNRPMGDWTVMPGLRVEEVKIDTNQVTSNLKDGYDYLRAYPSLHVQYKVDDGRQVNASYSRRIQRPTPGDLNPYRIYQDPYNYRQGDPRLKPQTTDSFEVAYQMRKGFNYYLGTLYWREARDGVTDVLRELPGGALLTTKANLAKSRSGGLELVANARITPKVSYTISGNTAWTEIGATDLGFPDKRSAWTVSGYAALNVQATPKDFVQVSGFAIGKRLTPQGYREPTGMLNLGYRHKFNDRLSGVVTVQDALKTFGDKLVINTAALKDRRTMDLDLRAIFVGFTYGFGGNGVPNPRRPREPAFDFGTPGGGVGPM